DNA sequence from the Rattus rattus isolate New Zealand chromosome 2, Rrattus_CSIRO_v1, whole genome shotgun sequence genome:
ttttttgttttgttttgttttgttttgttttgtttttccagacaggctttctctgtgtagccctggctggcctggaactcactctgtagaccaggctggcctcaaactcacagagatctgccttcatctgccacccaagtgctgggatttaaaggcaagtgccactaCTATCCAGCCAAAGTCCTTGTTTCTACACTGTGTGGGCAAGGCAGATCTAGGCGACGACAGTGAAAATgctctgtctttgcttctgtttgttttggtttggggtttgtttgttcattttcaagacagggtttctctgtgtaacctttgctgtctgtagaccaggctggcctcgaactcagagatccacctgtctctgccttccgagggctgggattaaaggcatgtaccaccactgcctggcaacaTGCAAGACATTACAGTGCTGTTCAGAAATATGCATTTGGGTGCAGAGGGGTCACTTTACAAAGAATACATAGGCAATGGTGTCTTGGTTTCTAAGGTACTTGGAAGGCACAGTGATATATAAGCAGAGATGGGATCTAGATCTTAGGAAGATGTTGTTGAAAGGGATAACTCCACAAATAATTACAATGCTGACTGAGAGACTATGAAGGAGGCCCCTGTACCAGCTAGGTCTAGACACTGGATCAAAGAAGTCTGTGGAGGCCAACAAGATGGCAGAGCGTGTAAAGGCACTTACCATCAAGTCTGACAACCTAAATTTGTCCCTGCAGGGACCCAGGGACCtagatggtggaaagagagaacctgtTGCATGTAGTTTTGCTACCCTGCCTAAGCTCCAGGAATGGGCCGTGCTACCAAcccccacccagcttcccttcaATCGtcggataaaagacacacacacacacacacacacacacacacacacacacacacacgttcaatttcaacttgcctttgaCAGTTGCTGGGCGCTATTTATCTCCCACCTGGAGAAGTGTGCCCTGATCAATACTCTTAGCTCCGCACCTCTCCACCCGCCCTCAACTTTAGCTGCTCAGTTACATCTTGTCCCAGCTGAACACTCCTGATGGCACCCGCCTGTAAGAGCAGCCACAGGCTGCCACATGGCAGGATCTCACATGGCTGCCATCCAGCACCTGCCATCTGCTTGCCTCCAGGGACCCGAAAGTCCCACCCatcccttctgcccagcaattggcccatggcttctttactgacagatcaagaatcaattggggaacaggaccttagcaacAGAACCCCTACAGAACTACCCTTAAGTTGTGCTCTGTCTTGCACAGATGTGTAGTGGCATGTGCATCTCACTCCCCACacagtacatacatgcatacatactatacacacatatgcatgcacacatacacacatacatacaaacatgcatgcatgcacgcatacatacatacacacacataattcgtTAAGAAGGCAATATAAGGGAAACTTCAGAGGCTGCGTtacagccttttctagtccctaaCTGCTCCTCATTTGTGTACAAGTTTCTGTCCATTCAACAAGAGTTTCTAAACCAAAGCCTCAAATAAGGTGAGAAGAGGAGCCATCTAGAGGCGAAACATCCAAACTCATGGGAGGAACAAGTGCAAAAGCTAgaaaaagaaggggctggagagatggctcagcagttaagagcactgactgctcttccagaggtcctgagttcaaatcccagcaaccacatggtgtctcacaaccatctgtaatgggatccgatgccctcttctggtgtgtctgaaaacagcaacagtgtactcatatacataataaataaatctttaaaaaaaaataaaagctgggggctggagagatggctcagaggttaagagcactgtctgctcatccagaagtcatgaggtcaattcccagcaaccacatggtggctcacaaccatctataatgagatctggtgccctcttctggcctgcacatgtacatgcaggtgaaacgctgtatacataataaataaatctttaaaaaaataaaaataaaaataaaagctagggGAAGCCAGCCTGTATGCTTAAGGATGAGCTAACTAGGGTGCCTGAGCTTCAGGGaatgaggagaggggaggtgagagTCATTCGTAAGGATTTTAGTTTTAGACTAGTTATGTCAGAAGCCAGGGAATGAGTTCTGACTGAGCGGTAATAACCGAAGTGGTCAAGGCATCCTTAGGGCAGAGGGTGCACACTGTGAAGCAGCAGAGAGGCTGAGATGCAGGAAATGGACCCACTATAATTAATAATCCAGACAGAAGAACCTGAAGTTCATGTGGCAAAGGAGGGCTCTGGAAACATTTTAAAGCCAGAAACAAACTGGATTGCTCAATAGGTCTGGCAGTCTatgaacaacttttttttttttttcggagctggggaccgaacccagggccttgcacttgctaggcaagcgctctaccactgagctaaatccccaacccccttatgaacaactttttttaaaaaaaaacaaccccaggTTAAGAATGATACAGTGGTGGCTAATCTTTCCATCAGACCCAACGTTTAATTCCTAAAGTTTCCTCCAATCAATACAGGACTCTCAACTGCCTGAATTGTGATTTCTGGGGTTTGAGAATGAGCGGGCAGTGGTGTCTGATACAGTGATGGATGAGACTGTAGGACAGACCAGTTTGTTTCTCACCTTCTAACAAAGCTCTCAGGACCTAAGAAGGCaaggattttgtgttttcttcagcagtgccttttccttttttgagacagggtttctctgtgtagccctggctgtcccggaactcactctgtagaccaggctggccttgaactcagagatccacctgcctctacttcccaagcgCAGGGATTAAAGGCGCGTGCTACCACTGCTCAGCTAGCTCTTCTTGTGAACTGAAGTATGTCAATTCAGAATAAAAGTTTTGCAGAATATAAGTTTTGCGCTTAAAATTTTACCCTAAAGAACTTGGTGCTACACCGAAGATCCCAAACACCTAATGTAATCGATGGAGAGCTAATGAAgactttcaattaatttttttttttttttttttcagagctggggaccgaacccagggccttgtgcttgctaggcaagcgctctaccactgagctaaaaccccaaccccactTTCTATTAATTTAAACCCatgtcttctctggtggataacTCCACAACACATGAatgttgggcagtggtggttcaggccttcaatcccagcatctgggagacagaggcaggcagatctaaatttgaggccagcctggcctacagagtgattTCTAGAACAGccatagatagttgatagatagatagatagatagatagatagatagatagatagatagatagatagatagataaagtttctagggctatacagagaacccCTGTGTGGATGGCTACTCttaattatcaacttgactatattTAGAATGAACACTCCTGAAACATAGGgcacatctgtgatccagatTTGAGACAGGAAGACAACATGCTTTTAATCTGGACcttaaggctggaagacacaggcttttgccAGATCTCGAGGTGGAATGACTCAAGTTTTTGATCTCGATCTTgaagcacatctttaatctgggccataacttctgctggaggcctaatataaggacaatggaagaaggaacagGTGCTCGCTTTGCCAGCACATCcattggaacctacttcttcaggattccagcttatgcagaagaccagctgaaaacACCCACCCTGGAGAGACAAGGCAATTCACCACATTGCtccccactatgatgataatgggcaAAAtattaaactgtaagccagtccttaattaaacgttttcctttataagagttgccgtggtcatgttgtctcttcacagcaataaaacacaaactaagaTACCTTATCTCgaaaatccaaataaacaaacataaataactttTGAATCAAAGCATAGGGGTAAAAGCTTGTTATCCTAGCACTCGGGAATCTGTGATCAaaaagttcgaggccagtctgtgCTGTATAgcgaagtcctgtctcaaaacagattATCTGGGACATTTTCCCATTCCCACTCTGCAGACAGCCTCACGCTGTCTTTTTCATGGGAAGGACTGGCAGGTGACAATAGCCCATAGCTGAACGTCAGGAGCCTTTTAAGAGCAAAGCAAACTCCCGATTGGAccagcaacaataataaacagGAATTTAGTTCAATAGGAGGTCGGGCCTCTTTGGAAGTGGGAGTGGCCAGAGCGGCTTCTGGGCACGCCTCCCGAGGCCACTCTAGCAACTCGGAGGACTTAATTCGGCTCCTCCTCTTGCAGCTTCCGGCCAGTCAGAATTCCGCTTCCCGTCTGACATTGGCGTCTTTGCAAAGGGTCACATTGAAGTAACGCTGCTCCGGGACAGTCTTTAGGTGAGTGTAAAGGGTCAGGATCCTGGGGGGAACCTTGTCCGTGGTAGAGAAGCGCCCCGGGGCTTCCCTGAAGCCGGGAAGAAACTTCCGGCTACCCTGGGCGCCGggtcctggagctcaccattaTATCCGCCTTCATGATGTTAGGTCGCTTGTAAGCAGTCTCTTATTACTCCATTCTCCAGCCCTATGAGCTAGGACCTGCCATTATCCCCTTTAACGGACCTGGGGCTGGAGTGTGAAGAGTCTTAGCAGCGGCTGTATGGCAATTAGGATTTGGACCCAGTAAATTGAACTGTGGTGCTTTTGGTCGCGGGCTCACAGGTGTGGCCACCCGAAGGCCGAAGTCTGTCGCCTTGACTCGCTCCTTTTCCCCCAGCATCATCTTTGGTCAGCTCTCAAAACTCGAGATATTGTCCAGAATTACTAATCCCTGATGCCCAGCTTGCCTCCCCAATGGACCTGTTCTACTGCCCAAGTACCCCACTTCTTTGGGAGACTTCAATTGACACTGACTTTTGGCACCTCTATGGCGTCAAACACTACCCCCCACCCGGTGATATTGGCTGTGTCATCTCTTCAGACATATCAAAGCCATGGGTAGTCAATAAAATTCAAGGAGCTAAAGTATTTGAATGATAAAGGGGGAGTTGCATGGTGATTTTATTAACCTCTAATCGAATTGCAGCTTTTATTTCCATTAGGAATGGAGGCAGAAGCTCCAATAGATTTGGCAACATGGGCAGTTGTCAGCAGTCAAAATCAGAGAGGCCTGACACATGCTAGTTGCAGGGGTCACAAATCTTCACTCGTGTACCTCCAGTTGTACTTGATAAATCCTTTGagctttttttgggggagggggggtcatCTTAGGCAATTCTGCAATGCATTTAGGCACATTCTAAGAAAAGTTTGAGTTCGTGGGACCCCTGATGAGTGTGTGACACCAGAATGATTTCTGGTGACACCCGAAAATCCTCATAATGTTTTTGATGGATGAAGTACTATCACTGGGTGCTGCATGACCTTGGAAAGTCATTTAGACACGCTGCCCCTTGTGTAGACAACAGAGGCAGTTACACCTTTTAGAGTGGCCGTGAGGTAGGTTTGTATAGAGCACACGTAGTACACGTTGTGCACGCAGTGAGCGTTAACTAGAATGTAAGGATGAAGATTGGTTTTGTCAAGGAGACCTTGTGGCTTCTGCACTCAGTGTATGGATTTTCCCTGCCCTCCATCTTTCTGTgttgagaaggaggaggtggtagCTCATTCATTTTCAACTCGTTCTTCCGCTCTGGACTTCTTCCCCTGAGCCTCGTTGTTCTGACATCCTCATGCCCAGGCACCTCCAGAATGGTTGCCAACGTTCCCACTCTGTTTGCATCCAGGAGTCAGGATGGCCGAAGACATCAAGACTAAAATCAAGAACTACAAAACCGCCCCCTTTGACAGCCGCTTCCCAAACCAGAACCAGACTAAGAACTGCTGGCAGAACTACCTGGGTGAGCAGAGTGCCATGGCGGGTCTTGCCTGAGCCTCCCGTGTACCTCCTACCTCATAAGGGAAGTTGGGGAACAGGGACCTATGCACTCCAGCCTGGTTCCTTCACTCCAGACATATCCTCTGGAGGGTCCAGACCCCTCAAACTGTCAGGGTCTTATATAAACTTTGGTCTCAACATTTTTTTGAAGAATTATGAAgaaaagtgtgcgtgtgtgtgttgtgtgtttgtctcgcacacacacacaacacaagtaAATACAACATGTAAATAATTGATTCAGAGATGTCTCCTGCAGTCACAATCCATGaataaaaatggggttggggatttagctcagtggtagagcgcttgcctagcaagcgcaaggccctgggtttggtccccagctccggggggaaaaatgGATATTGCCAGTACCCTGTTCTTGGCTTGCTTTGTATCCAATCTTAAAACAcagtccctctcctctctccttgctgGAGACAGGACACCATGAATTGAAGGTGGTTACTTTTGGGGCCTCTGCCTCGCTTGAGTCCATGAGACCttccctcaaaaaagaaaaaagaaaaaacaataaaaacagcaacaacaacagaaacccactGGTACCCCACCCTGTCTTCCTGAAATGAGAGCAAGACCACCTTCCCCTTTCCTAGCTGGGTCTGGACTTACATAATTCCCTCACACTTTGCTCTCATTCTTAGCTGTTCCCTAATGTTCTGTATAACCGCCCAGGTCAGGTATGCACAGCTCTTTATGGCATACTTGTTAGTTTGCATTCCCTCTGTATGTATAACTAATCATAAAGCAAAAAGTATTTGTAGATTTTCCTCGAAAAATGTACTTGTTAGGGTTGATTCTGAACCTCTTTTCTCCACAGACTTCCACCGCTGTGAGAAGGCAATGACGGCAAAGGGCGGTGACGTCTCCGTGTGTGAGTGGTACCGGCGAGTGTACAAGTCCCTCTGCCCCGTCTCATGGGTATGTGCCTCCCGGTGGGACCCTGGGGTGTTCAGGTGGGGACCTAGCAGAGAAGAATATGGTGACTAGTGAGAGTTCATCTCCAGGGGCCAAGGTAGGGCCAGCCATGAAGTGTCACTgatagctcctcagttagggcCCTCAGCCCAGGACCACCCTCCTAGACCAGCCTTGTCCAAGCACTGAGGAAACACAGCCTTGGGCTGGGCGGtcgtggcccacacctttaaatctcagcacccttgggaggcagatgccgacagatctctttgagttcagaGCCAAcgtggtctacagagctggttctaggacagccagggttacagaaagaaaccctatcttggaaaaaaaaaaagactttctgtCCTGGCTCCTTGTACTGTGAGCCTACAAGCAAATGTAAATTGCACAAAACCTGGGAGAATAGAGAATGAGGTTAAGTGCATTTCCTATTCATAATGGCCCAAGaccaggtcccagcacccactctgGGACATCCCATGTCCTCTCGTGAAATCCAAGGACACTggactcatgtgcacatacccatactCAGATACACGTGCATACGtgattttctctctgtgtgtagtgctgactgtcctggaactagctgtgtagaccaggctggcctcaaattcagagatccacctgcctctgcatcctgagtgctgggattaaagacctgtgccaccactgcctgcccaaaatctttttttgttttgtttagagagtaaggtctggagagatagctcagcagttaagagcactgactgctcttccagaggtcctgagttcagttcccagcaaccacatggtggctcacaaccatctgtaatgggatctgatgccctcttctggtgtctgaaaatagctacagtgtactcatatacaataaataaatacataaatacttagtagttaaaaagaaaagttagcgAGTAATCTCTATGATCCAAAATAAGTCCGTGATCCAGACTGAATAGCAACCCAGAGGTTTGCACCTTTTCTTGATAGTTTGTTTAATGTGTTACTGTGCGTGTGATCTGTGTGGCTGGGTAGAGCTGTGCCCCTGCCTATGTGCAAAGAGTAGAGGATGGCTGTCTGGAGTCAGGTTTCCCTTCCACAGTCACAGGGATCCGGCTCGGGTTGTCAGGCGTACGTGACAAGCACTGTCCTATCCTTCTGGGCcttcatctgctttttttttttttttttttttttttttaaagagagggcCTTgctgtatagtccaggctggcatcgaactcatgatcctcctgccacaGACTCTCAGGTACTGGCATGGTGGTCATGCATGTAGTTAGGCCTCGTTTCTCCAtatgtctcttttctcttccttcttccctttcctgaggTGCTCTAGAACAGATCTCAGACATGCCATCTCCCCCCCCTCAGTTCAGTAGACACCTCCACAAAGCCAGGACCCACTGAGACTCCACACTCAGTATTTCACACTGCCACATTACTGTTTCGTGAAGTCAGAGGGCCCTGCCGACTGCTGGACTCGAGAGATGCTTGATTTCTGTAAGAGTTGAGGGAGTGACTGTAACATTCTCACTCATTTCAGAAATGGAAACATcaacatgagttcaaggccagccaggtatacagagctagttccaggacatcatgtgctatacagagaaaccctttcttaaaACACCATGGAGGTtgcgggtgggggtggaggatgtCTCTCAGAATCCCTTAGATCAtttttttcaagtgtgtgtgtgtgtgtgtgtgtgtgtgtgtaactggagttacagatgggtccTCAGCATGAGCAACAGGTGTGTTAATGGGTGAgtcttctccccagcccctcattctAGAGACTCTGCTCTGTGATTTGCTTTGACCTGTGCGGGTTGCCAGACGGAGTCTTATGTAGTCTAAGTGTCCTCCAAGTTGCTCTGTGCTGAAgaatgaccttggactcctgagATTCCGCCTCAGCCTCTTgatagctggggttacaggcgcaGGCCACCACACCCTGTCTGAAGCAACCCTGGGATGACCCCATGCTCcctgcctgctaggcaagcagtctccCTACTGGGCCACATCCCCAGCTGCCACTGGGTCTTgcttcctctccacccctccccccaactatgTTACAGAAAtcttaaaactgtatttttttttctttttttcggagctggggaccgaactaaaactgtatttttaataatatataaatctttttttatcttGTTCCTCTTTTGATGGCCATATCTCAGACACCTTAGTTATACTGTATTTTATCTTTATGTGCGGGGGTactttatctgcatgtatgtctgtgcaccgcatCACTGGTccggtgcctgcagaggtcagaagagggcactgagtcTCCCAGGCTAGAGTTACGAGCCACCAGGGGAAAGCAGGTCCTCAAGAGCACCAAgtgttcttaagtgctgagccgtctccccaaaCCTTTGTGTGCGTGAGTGTTTAAGATATTTCTGATCTTAGTGTGTGAGCTTGTCAGGGCAAAGGTCAGTACCCATACTCAGCATCTGAGTCAGTTTGTCCAGCCCTCTTTTGTTCTCCCtaatagaaaacatttagttttcctaaaaaacaaacaaacaaaaactttaggTTTtgttggtatttgtttgtttggattctttttgtttaggtagaattttatttatttaatgtatatgagtacacttactgtcttcagacacaccagaagagggcatcagatcccattacagatggttgtgagccaccatgtggttgctgggaattgaactcaggacctctggaagagcagtcagtgctcttagtcgctgagccatctctccagctttacttcttttttttccggagctggggaccaacccagggccttgcgcttcctagtcaagcgctctaccactgagctaaatccccaacccctccagcttTACTTCTTTAGattcttaaaaattcatttttgggTTTGAATGTTTTCCCTGCATTTTGCGCATGTACCAGCTGGATGCCTGGTGCCCATAAAGGTCAAAAGAATGCATTGGATCCTGTGGGAATGGAGTTACCACTGGTTGTGGGCCGCCATTTTGGTgctggaatcaaacctgggtcctctgcaaaaacagcaagtggtttttttttgttattttttttggttcttttttttcggagctggggaccaaacccagggcccaagtgttcttaaccactgagccatctttccagctcccttgGTATGCCTTGCATGCTcgtttaaataattttttttaaagattaatttatttattttatgtatgtgaacacactatcactgacacaccagaagagggcatcggatcccattacagatggttgtgagccaccatgtggttgctgggaattgaactcaggacctctggaagagcagtcagtgctcttaaccactgagccgtctctccagcccaaataattaattttttaaaagattaatttatttttatgtgtttggtgtttggtcaCTTTGTATGTCTGTagaccatgtgcatgcagtgccccaGAGACCGGAAGAGGGCAGGAGATAGgcagaaatggagttacagacttaTCAGCGGCGATGTCCGATGGGAACTGACTCtgcagcagcagccagtgctctttaatactgagccctctctccagcccttaattaaaaaataaaaatagacaagaaCTTATGCTGGGGGTAGTGACACAGACCTTAGGAGGCGGACACAGTGGATCTctttgtttgaggccagcctgatctccccagtgatccaggacagccagggctaagtaGAGAAatcttttcttaataaaatgaCATCCTCCCCTGCCAatcctcccccaaaaaaaaaccttaatggTAAAGCCAGTGACTGAGAACTATGGTCAGTATGTGGGATGTAGATGAA
Encoded proteins:
- the LOC116892307 gene encoding cytochrome c oxidase subunit 6B1, coding for MAEDIKTKIKNYKTAPFDSRFPNQNQTKNCWQNYLDFHRCEKAMTAKGGDVSVCEWYRRVYKSLCPVSWVSAWDDRIAEGTFPGKI